In Streptomyces sp. NBC_01707, a genomic segment contains:
- a CDS encoding ABC transporter permease, whose translation MAAYIIRRVFGAVLLLLIVSAVTFAIFFLVPRLAGQTMDQLAAQYVGKDANPQSIAAVKHNLGLDQPLYTQYWHFIKQIFVGATYNFGPDASQCHAPCFGYSFKRHVEVWPQLTQRIPVTLSLAVGAAVIWLVSGIAIGVVSALKRGSLLDRFFMGVALAGVSLPIFFTGMLALGVFTVQWPIWEGVNYVAFTDNPADWAWNLLIPWCSLAFLYSALYARLTRAGMLETMGEDYIRTARAKGLKESRVIGKHGLRAALTPIVTIFGMDFGLLLGGAVITETVFSFPGLGQYAVKSVQDNDLPIVMGVTLVAAFFIVICNLLVDLVYAAIDPRVRLS comes from the coding sequence GTGGCTGCGTACATCATTCGACGCGTCTTCGGCGCGGTGCTGTTGCTGCTGATCGTCAGCGCAGTCACCTTCGCGATTTTCTTCCTCGTCCCCCGGCTGGCCGGGCAGACGATGGACCAGCTCGCCGCGCAGTATGTGGGCAAGGATGCCAATCCCCAGTCCATTGCCGCGGTCAAGCACAACCTGGGTCTCGACCAGCCGCTCTACACGCAGTACTGGCACTTCATCAAGCAGATCTTCGTCGGTGCCACCTACAACTTCGGCCCCGACGCCTCGCAGTGCCACGCCCCGTGCTTCGGCTACTCCTTCAAGCGTCACGTCGAGGTCTGGCCGCAGCTCACCCAGCGCATCCCGGTGACGCTCTCGCTGGCCGTCGGTGCCGCCGTGATCTGGCTCGTCAGCGGCATCGCCATCGGTGTCGTCTCCGCCCTCAAGCGGGGTTCGCTGCTGGACCGTTTCTTCATGGGTGTCGCCCTGGCCGGCGTCTCCCTCCCGATCTTCTTCACCGGCATGCTGGCGCTCGGCGTCTTCACCGTGCAGTGGCCGATCTGGGAAGGCGTCAACTACGTCGCCTTCACGGATAATCCGGCCGACTGGGCATGGAATCTGCTGATCCCGTGGTGTTCGCTCGCCTTCCTCTACTCCGCGCTCTACGCCCGGCTCACCCGGGCCGGAATGCTGGAGACCATGGGCGAGGACTACATCCGTACGGCGCGCGCCAAGGGCCTCAAGGAGAGCCGGGTCATCGGCAAGCACGGGCTGCGGGCCGCGCTGACCCCCATCGTCACCATCTTCGGCATGGACTTCGGTCTGCTGCTGGGCGGCGCCGTGATCACCGAGACCGTGTTCTCCTTCCCCGGACTCGGCCAGTACGCCGTCAAGAGCGTGCAGGACAACGACCTTCCGATCGTCATGGGTGTGACGCTCGTCGCCGCTTTCTTCATCGTCATCTGCAATCTGCTGGTGGATCTGGTGTACGCCGCCATCGACCCCAGGGTGAGGCTCTCGTGA
- a CDS encoding ABC transporter substrate-binding protein codes for MKTKRATAAIATAVALALGATACGGSDSDSKSKGGSSGATDAALTSVVNKSDKKGGTLSLALSDEPDSLDPGNTYYGWVQNFARLYGRTLTSFKPAAGGAGLEVVPDLAESLGKPSADAKTWTYTLKKGLKYEDGSPITSKDIKYAIERSNFSPEALSNGPTYFKAHLIGGDKYKGPYKDKSADGIASIQTPDDSTIVFKLKDAFADFDYLATFSQTAPVPAAKDKGAEYVQHIVSSGPYKFASYEEGKSASLVRNENWDPKTDPIRPALPDKINIRFKVKQETVDNDLLADNLTVDAAGTGVAPATQPKVLTDQKLKKQTDNAYAGATSYIGLNVHVKPFDNIHCRKAVQWGIDKASVQAAQGGDPKGDVATTLLPPTVSGYSKFDLYETAGHKGDIEKAKAELKECGQPNGFETNISARSDRPAEMSMVTAVQASLKKIGVTANIKTFPGGKYFQNFAGNPSYVHEHKLGMIMTAWGADWPTGFGFLDQIINGSAIKPTGGNNVQELDDPAINKALNEAIANTDDAARAKAWGDIDKLVAENASAVPLVYRKNLLLRPVSATNVTVTQAYLGMYDYLLMGSSK; via the coding sequence GTGAAGACCAAAAGAGCGACAGCTGCGATCGCCACAGCTGTGGCACTCGCGCTGGGGGCAACCGCCTGTGGCGGTTCGGACAGCGACAGCAAGAGCAAGGGTGGTAGCAGTGGCGCCACCGACGCCGCGCTGACCTCCGTAGTCAACAAATCCGACAAGAAGGGTGGCACGCTCTCCCTCGCACTGTCGGACGAGCCGGACTCCCTCGACCCCGGCAACACGTACTACGGCTGGGTGCAGAACTTCGCGCGCCTCTACGGCCGTACGCTGACCAGCTTCAAGCCGGCCGCCGGCGGCGCCGGTCTGGAGGTCGTCCCGGACCTCGCGGAGTCGCTGGGCAAGCCCAGCGCCGACGCGAAGACGTGGACGTACACCCTGAAGAAGGGCCTGAAGTACGAGGACGGTTCGCCGATCACCTCGAAGGACATCAAGTACGCCATCGAGCGGAGCAACTTCTCGCCCGAGGCGCTGTCTAACGGCCCGACGTACTTCAAGGCGCACCTCATCGGCGGCGACAAGTACAAGGGTCCGTACAAGGACAAGAGCGCGGACGGCATCGCGTCCATCCAGACCCCGGACGACAGCACCATCGTCTTCAAGCTGAAGGACGCCTTCGCGGACTTCGACTACCTCGCGACCTTCTCGCAGACGGCCCCCGTGCCGGCCGCGAAGGACAAGGGCGCCGAGTACGTCCAGCACATCGTGTCGTCGGGCCCGTACAAGTTCGCTTCGTACGAGGAGGGCAAGAGCGCCAGCCTCGTCCGTAACGAGAACTGGGACCCGAAGACGGACCCGATCCGCCCGGCCCTGCCGGACAAGATCAACATCCGCTTCAAGGTCAAGCAGGAGACGGTCGACAACGACCTTCTCGCGGACAACCTCACGGTGGACGCGGCCGGCACCGGTGTCGCCCCGGCGACGCAGCCCAAGGTCCTGACCGACCAGAAGCTCAAGAAGCAGACGGACAACGCGTACGCGGGCGCCACCTCGTACATCGGTCTGAACGTGCACGTGAAGCCGTTCGACAACATCCACTGCCGCAAGGCCGTTCAGTGGGGTATCGACAAGGCATCGGTCCAGGCCGCCCAGGGTGGCGACCCGAAGGGTGACGTCGCGACGACGCTGCTGCCGCCGACCGTCAGTGGCTACAGCAAGTTCGACCTGTACGAGACCGCGGGTCACAAGGGCGACATCGAGAAGGCCAAGGCCGAGCTGAAGGAGTGCGGCCAGCCCAACGGGTTCGAGACCAACATCTCCGCCCGCTCCGACCGTCCGGCCGAGATGTCGATGGTCACCGCGGTCCAGGCGTCCCTGAAGAAGATCGGCGTCACCGCCAACATCAAGACGTTCCCGGGCGGCAAGTACTTCCAGAACTTCGCCGGTAACCCGAGCTACGTCCACGAGCACAAGCTCGGCATGATCATGACCGCGTGGGGCGCCGACTGGCCGACCGGCTTCGGCTTCCTGGACCAGATCATCAACGGCTCGGCCATCAAGCCGACCGGTGGCAACAACGTCCAGGAACTCGACGACCCGGCGATCAACAAGGCGCTCAACGAGGCCATCGCCAACACCGATGACGCCGCCCGTGCGAAGGCCTGGGGCGACATCGACAAGCTGGTCGCTGAGAACGCCTCCGCCGTGCCGCTCGTCTACCGCAAGAACCTGCTGCTGCGTCCGGTCTCCGCGACCAACGTCACGGTCACGCAGGCATACCTCGGCATGTACGACTACCTGCTGATGGGCTCCTCCAAGTAA
- a CDS encoding ABC transporter permease, which translates to MTAPIETTESQAGSQPESVLKGVKTSQIEGRSLGRIAWNRFKRDKVAVAGGIVVILLVLLAVLSKPIQAMFGLDPNEFHQDLIDPALLSPKGSWGGMSWDHPLGVDPQYGRDILSRIIEGSWVSLLVAGGATLVSVIIGVIMGVTAGFYGGWADSLISRTMDVFLAFPLLLFAISISASLQDGAFGLSGLPLRIAVLIFVIGFFSWPYMGRIVRAQTLSLREREFVEAARSLGARGPFILLRELLPNLVAPILVYSTLLIPTNILFEAGLSYLGVGIAPPQASWGGMLSTAAEIYQADPQYMIVPGLAIFITVLAFNLLGDGLRDALDPRSK; encoded by the coding sequence ATGACCGCACCCATAGAGACCACTGAATCGCAGGCCGGTTCTCAGCCCGAGTCTGTGCTGAAGGGCGTCAAGACCTCACAGATCGAGGGTCGTTCGCTAGGACGGATCGCCTGGAACCGCTTCAAACGCGACAAGGTGGCAGTCGCCGGCGGCATCGTTGTCATCCTGCTCGTGCTGTTGGCCGTGCTCTCCAAGCCGATCCAGGCGATGTTCGGTCTCGACCCCAACGAGTTCCACCAGGACCTGATCGACCCGGCGTTGCTGTCACCCAAGGGCTCCTGGGGCGGCATGAGCTGGGATCATCCGCTCGGTGTCGATCCGCAGTACGGACGCGACATCCTGTCCCGCATCATCGAGGGCTCCTGGGTGTCCCTCCTCGTCGCGGGCGGCGCGACCCTGGTCTCCGTGATCATCGGTGTGATCATGGGCGTCACCGCGGGCTTCTACGGAGGCTGGGCCGACAGCCTCATCAGCCGCACGATGGACGTCTTCCTCGCCTTCCCGCTGCTCCTCTTCGCGATCTCCATCTCGGCCTCGCTCCAGGACGGAGCGTTCGGACTGTCGGGTCTGCCGCTCAGGATCGCGGTGCTGATCTTCGTCATCGGCTTCTTCAGCTGGCCGTACATGGGCCGGATCGTCCGCGCCCAGACGCTCAGCCTGCGCGAGCGGGAGTTCGTGGAGGCGGCCCGAAGCCTGGGCGCCCGCGGCCCGTTCATCCTGCTGCGGGAGCTGCTGCCCAACCTGGTCGCGCCCATCCTGGTCTATTCCACGCTGCTGATCCCGACGAACATCCTCTTCGAGGCGGGGCTCAGCTACCTGGGTGTCGGAATCGCTCCGCCGCAGGCCTCCTGGGGAGGCATGCTCTCCACGGCCGCCGAGATCTATCAGGCCGATCCGCAGTACATGATCGTGCCGGGTCTGGCGATCTTCATCACCGTTCTGGCGTTCAATCTGCTGGGTGACGGGCTTCGTGATGCCCTCGACCCGCGCAGCAAGTAA
- a CDS encoding enhanced serine sensitivity protein SseB C-terminal domain-containing protein — translation MSASGTAAAGQVEHMLRQVTPGRYDAYEALLRALAQDRIWMLLWHGQAGSPDAQYGNMEIDGLGYAPCVTSAQELAASGWNRAHEVVTGVDIARALFPDRWGIWLNPHAPGGGVGIPWLDLRRIATGLDRMPAGPLRLTEPAIEIPQFYALLSQNAHHTPAIRSLRRAWVQPALGVPYLAIGLDLYDTSQSSVDTVRAMMQQSIGAVPDGLPVSTVAMSDEYDPVAMWLRANARPFYDREAHAQAGPPPAAGSAYGYPFG, via the coding sequence GTGAGTGCGTCAGGCACCGCGGCGGCCGGGCAGGTCGAGCACATGCTGCGTCAAGTGACGCCCGGGCGCTACGACGCGTACGAGGCGTTGCTGCGAGCCCTCGCCCAGGACCGGATCTGGATGCTGCTCTGGCACGGCCAGGCCGGATCGCCGGACGCCCAGTACGGGAACATGGAGATCGACGGGCTCGGCTACGCCCCCTGTGTGACCTCGGCCCAGGAACTCGCGGCCAGTGGCTGGAACCGGGCCCATGAGGTGGTCACCGGCGTCGACATCGCCCGCGCCCTCTTCCCCGACCGCTGGGGCATCTGGCTCAACCCGCACGCCCCCGGCGGCGGCGTCGGCATTCCCTGGCTGGATCTGAGACGGATCGCCACCGGCCTCGACCGGATGCCTGCGGGCCCGCTCCGGCTCACCGAGCCGGCCATCGAGATCCCGCAGTTCTACGCACTGCTGTCGCAGAACGCCCATCACACCCCTGCGATCCGCTCGCTGCGCCGCGCCTGGGTGCAGCCTGCGCTGGGTGTCCCGTATCTCGCCATCGGTCTCGATCTCTACGACACGAGTCAGTCCTCCGTCGACACGGTGCGAGCGATGATGCAGCAGTCGATCGGCGCGGTCCCGGACGGGCTTCCCGTCTCGACCGTCGCCATGTCCGACGAGTACGACCCGGTCGCGATGTGGCTGCGCGCCAACGCCCGCCCGTTCTACGACCGCGAGGCACACGCCCAGGCCGGTCCGCCGCCCGCAGCCGGTTCCGCCTACGGGTACCCCTTCGGGTAG
- a CDS encoding enhanced serine sensitivity protein SseB gives MDIPAPVQTHPQGGWPANELEEVLGASLGSPEAGGRLVEVLGRSHLWVPLPNGGGPDAPSLDLPTVEIEGAAYVPVFSSEQQFLSCVGTHMSFTVAPAREFARGLPPQLGIAVNPGGAVGMPLPPPAVAELCRAGRTSLDGPASGGRVRLYEPDWQEEPVDFLAAAAGEFEESGVVLTARRALASIEGGDPVLFIGVEFSTWDGAGRNAPMDALGRALGRVEVPWPVNLVLLDVAQDPVADWMRARVRPFYQREGR, from the coding sequence GTGGACATTCCGGCACCGGTCCAGACCCATCCGCAGGGCGGATGGCCGGCCAATGAGCTCGAAGAGGTGCTCGGGGCCTCGCTCGGCAGCCCGGAGGCGGGCGGCCGGCTCGTCGAGGTGCTCGGCCGCAGCCACCTCTGGGTGCCGCTTCCCAACGGCGGCGGTCCCGACGCGCCGTCGCTCGATCTGCCCACGGTGGAGATCGAGGGCGCGGCGTACGTACCTGTCTTCAGCTCCGAACAGCAGTTCCTGAGCTGCGTCGGCACCCATATGTCCTTCACCGTGGCGCCTGCCCGCGAATTCGCCCGCGGACTGCCCCCGCAGCTCGGCATAGCCGTGAACCCGGGTGGCGCCGTCGGCATGCCGCTGCCGCCGCCCGCCGTCGCCGAGCTCTGCCGCGCCGGACGCACCTCTCTGGACGGGCCGGCCAGCGGCGGCCGTGTCCGGCTGTACGAGCCGGACTGGCAGGAGGAGCCCGTCGACTTCCTCGCCGCCGCGGCCGGCGAATTCGAGGAGAGCGGTGTCGTGCTCACCGCCCGCCGCGCGCTGGCCAGCATCGAGGGCGGCGACCCCGTCCTCTTCATAGGTGTCGAGTTCTCGACGTGGGACGGCGCCGGGCGCAACGCCCCGATGGACGCCCTGGGCCGCGCGCTCGGCCGTGTCGAGGTGCCCTGGCCGGTCAACCTGGTCCTGCTGGACGTGGCGCAGGACCCGGTCGCCGACTGGATGCGGGCCAGGGTCCGGCCGTTCTACCAGCGTGAGGGCCGCTGA
- a CDS encoding AAA family ATPase yields MTLQRYATTAGVAHGAMAAQPGTPVRERLGTHAPVVRDLRERAGRSPRGLHFAAGDVVVVSGLPGSGKSTLIQRAVNVRAIDSQDTRDRWARRMPRLLPYALYRPLVRVAHYWGLWRALRSGDPVVVHDCGTQAWVRGWLARDARRRGRVLHLVLLDVTAQVAREGQRERGRGVSGYAFARHRRAVGRLLRDTEAGILPPGCCSAVLLDREAAGMLTRITFADTSP; encoded by the coding sequence ATGACGTTGCAGCGGTACGCGACGACCGCGGGGGTCGCGCACGGCGCGATGGCCGCGCAGCCGGGCACACCTGTCCGGGAAAGGCTCGGCACGCACGCGCCCGTCGTGCGCGATCTGCGCGAGCGCGCCGGGCGCAGTCCGCGCGGCCTGCACTTCGCCGCGGGCGATGTGGTGGTGGTCTCCGGGCTGCCGGGCAGCGGCAAGTCGACGCTCATCCAGCGAGCGGTGAACGTACGGGCCATCGACTCCCAGGACACCCGGGACCGCTGGGCGCGACGAATGCCCCGCTTACTCCCGTACGCCCTCTACCGCCCGCTGGTCCGTGTCGCCCACTACTGGGGGCTCTGGCGCGCGCTGCGCTCCGGTGACCCGGTCGTGGTCCACGACTGCGGCACCCAGGCGTGGGTACGGGGCTGGCTGGCCCGGGACGCGCGACGCCGCGGCCGTGTCCTCCACCTCGTGCTGCTGGACGTCACCGCGCAGGTGGCGAGGGAGGGCCAGCGTGAGCGCGGACGCGGAGTCTCCGGTTACGCCTTCGCCCGGCACCGCAGAGCCGTCGGCAGGCTGCTGCGGGACACCGAGGCCGGCATCCTGCCGCCCGGCTGCTGCTCGGCGGTGCTGCTGGACCGGGAGGCGGCCGGGATGCTGACCCGGATCACATTCGCCGACACCAGCCCCTGA
- the gcvT gene encoding glycine cleavage system aminomethyltransferase GcvT: protein MSNAPRLTALDALHRSLGATMTDFAGWDMPLRYASERDEHNAVRTKAGLFDLSHMGEITVTGPQAAAFLNFALVGNIGTVAVGRARYTMICAEDGGILDDLIVYRLGETEYMVVANAGNAQIVLDALTARADGFDAAVRDDRDAYALIAVQGPESPAILSSVTDADLDGLKYYAGLPGTVAGVPALIARTGYTGEDGFELFVAPEHAEQLWQALTAAGAPHGLIPCGLSCRDTLRLEAGMPLYGHELTTELTPFDAGLGRVVKFEKEGDFVGRKALEAAAERAESAPPRKLVGLIAEGRRVPRAGFPVVAEGEVIGQVTSGAPSPTLGKPIAIAYVDAAHAAPGTTGVGVDIRGSHEPYEVVTLPFYKRQK, encoded by the coding sequence ATGAGCAACGCCCCCCGTCTCACCGCCCTCGACGCCCTGCACCGCTCGCTGGGCGCGACCATGACCGACTTCGCGGGCTGGGACATGCCGCTGCGGTACGCGAGTGAGCGCGACGAGCACAACGCGGTGCGCACGAAGGCCGGCCTCTTCGACCTGTCGCACATGGGCGAGATCACCGTCACCGGCCCCCAGGCAGCGGCGTTCCTGAACTTCGCGCTGGTCGGCAACATCGGCACCGTCGCCGTCGGCCGCGCCCGCTACACGATGATCTGCGCCGAGGACGGTGGGATCCTGGACGACCTGATCGTCTACCGCCTCGGTGAGACCGAGTACATGGTCGTCGCCAACGCCGGGAACGCCCAGATCGTGCTGGACGCGCTGACCGCCCGCGCCGACGGGTTCGACGCCGCGGTGCGCGACGACCGCGACGCGTACGCGCTGATCGCCGTCCAGGGCCCCGAGTCCCCCGCCATCCTGTCCTCGGTCACCGACGCCGACCTGGACGGTCTGAAGTACTACGCGGGGCTGCCCGGCACCGTCGCCGGTGTGCCCGCGCTGATCGCCCGCACCGGCTACACCGGCGAGGACGGCTTCGAGCTGTTCGTCGCCCCCGAGCACGCCGAGCAGCTCTGGCAGGCCCTCACCGCGGCGGGCGCCCCGCACGGCCTCATCCCGTGCGGTCTGTCCTGCCGTGACACGCTGCGCCTGGAGGCGGGCATGCCGCTGTACGGGCACGAGCTGACCACCGAGCTGACGCCGTTCGACGCCGGTCTGGGCCGGGTCGTGAAGTTCGAGAAGGAGGGCGACTTCGTCGGCCGCAAGGCACTGGAGGCCGCCGCCGAGCGCGCCGAGAGCGCCCCGCCGCGCAAGCTGGTCGGCCTGATCGCCGAGGGCCGCCGGGTGCCGCGCGCCGGTTTCCCCGTCGTCGCCGAGGGGGAGGTCATCGGCCAGGTCACCTCCGGCGCCCCGTCCCCGACCCTCGGCAAGCCGATCGCCATCGCGTACGTGGACGCCGCGCACGCCGCGCCCGGGACCACGGGCGTCGGAGTGGACATCCGCGGCAGCCACGAGCCGTACGAGGTCGTGACCCTGCCGTTCTACAAGCGGCAGAAGTGA
- the gcvH gene encoding glycine cleavage system protein GcvH, whose amino-acid sequence MSNPQQLRYSKEHEWLSAVEDGVATIGITEFAANALGDVVYAQLPEVGDTVTEGETCGELESTKSVSDLYSPVTGEVTAANQDVVDDPALVNSAPFEGGWLFKVRITEEPKDLLSADEYSEFSGN is encoded by the coding sequence ATGAGCAACCCCCAGCAGCTGCGTTACAGCAAGGAGCACGAGTGGCTGTCGGCCGTCGAGGACGGTGTGGCCACGATCGGTATCACCGAGTTCGCGGCCAACGCGCTCGGCGACGTCGTCTACGCCCAGCTCCCCGAGGTCGGTGACACGGTGACCGAGGGCGAGACCTGCGGTGAGCTGGAGTCGACCAAGTCCGTCAGCGACCTGTACTCGCCGGTGACCGGCGAGGTCACCGCCGCGAACCAGGACGTCGTGGACGACCCGGCGCTGGTGAACTCCGCTCCCTTCGAGGGCGGCTGGCTGTTCAAGGTACGCATCACGGAAGAGCCGAAGGACCTGCTCTCCGCAGACGAGTACTCCGAGTTCTCCGGCAACTAA
- the glyA gene encoding serine hydroxymethyltransferase: MSLLNSSLHELDPDVAAAVDAELHRQQSTLEMIASENFAPVAVMEAQGSVLTNKYAEGYPGRRYYGGCEHVDVVEQIAIDRIKALFGAEAANVQPHSGAQANAAAMFALLKPGDTIMGLNLAHGGHLTHGMKINFSGKLYNVVPYHVDDTGVVDMAEVERLAKESKPKLIVAGWSAYPRQLDFAAFRRIADEVGAYLMVDMAHFAGLVAAGLHPNPVPHAHVVTTTTHKTLGGPRGGVILSTQELAKKINSAVFPGQQGGPLEHVIAAKAVSFKVAATEEFKERQQRTLDGARILADRLVQPDVTEVGVSVLSGGTDVHLVLVDLRNSELDGQQAEDRLHELGITVNRNAIPNDPRPPMVTSGLRIGTPALATRGFRTEDFTEVAEIIASALKPSYDADDLKARVTALAEKFPLYPGLK, from the coding sequence ATGTCGCTTCTCAACTCCTCCCTCCACGAGCTGGACCCGGACGTCGCCGCTGCCGTCGACGCCGAGCTCCACCGTCAGCAGTCCACTCTCGAAATGATCGCCTCGGAGAACTTCGCTCCGGTCGCGGTCATGGAGGCCCAGGGCTCCGTCCTCACCAACAAGTACGCCGAGGGCTACCCGGGCCGCCGGTACTACGGCGGCTGCGAGCACGTCGACGTGGTCGAGCAGATCGCCATCGACCGGATCAAGGCCCTGTTCGGCGCCGAGGCCGCGAACGTCCAGCCGCACTCGGGTGCGCAGGCCAACGCCGCCGCGATGTTCGCGCTGCTGAAGCCGGGCGACACGATCATGGGTCTGAACCTGGCCCACGGCGGTCACCTGACCCACGGCATGAAGATCAACTTCTCCGGCAAGCTCTACAACGTGGTCCCGTACCACGTGGACGACACCGGCGTCGTGGACATGGCCGAGGTCGAGCGTCTGGCCAAGGAGTCCAAGCCGAAGCTGATCGTCGCCGGCTGGTCGGCGTACCCCCGGCAGCTGGACTTCGCCGCCTTCCGCCGCATCGCGGACGAGGTCGGCGCGTACCTGATGGTCGACATGGCGCACTTCGCGGGCCTGGTGGCCGCGGGTCTGCACCCCAACCCGGTGCCGCACGCCCATGTCGTCACGACCACCACGCACAAGACCCTCGGCGGTCCGCGCGGTGGCGTCATCCTGTCGACGCAGGAGCTCGCCAAGAAGATCAACTCTGCCGTCTTCCCCGGTCAGCAGGGTGGTCCGCTGGAGCACGTGATCGCGGCCAAGGCGGTCTCGTTCAAGGTCGCGGCGACCGAGGAGTTCAAGGAGCGCCAGCAGCGCACCCTGGACGGCGCCCGCATCCTCGCCGACCGTCTGGTGCAGCCGGACGTCACCGAGGTCGGCGTCTCCGTCCTCTCCGGCGGTACCGACGTCCACCTGGTCCTCGTCGACCTGCGCAACTCCGAGCTGGACGGCCAGCAGGCCGAGGACCGGCTCCACGAGCTCGGCATCACGGTCAACCGCAACGCCATCCCGAACGACCCGCGGCCGCCGATGGTCACCTCGGGTCTGCGGATCGGTACGCCGGCCCTGGCCACCCGCGGCTTCCGGACCGAGGACTTCACCGAGGTCGCCGAGATCATCGCGTCGGCCCTGAAGCCCTCGTACGACGCGGACGACCTCAAGGCCCGCGTCACCGCGCTGGCCGAGAAGTTCCCGCTGTACCCCGGCCTGAAGTAG
- a CDS encoding L-serine ammonia-lyase: protein MAISVFDLFSIGIGPSSSHTVGPMRAARMFARRLKNEGLLAHTASIRAELFGSLGATGHGHGTPKAVLLGLEGESPRTVDVESADDRVAEIRASGRLNLLGMHEIDFDADEQLVLHRRKALPYHANGMTIFAYDHEGAPLLEKTYYSVGGGFVVDEDAVGEDRIVLDDTVLKHPFRTGDELLRLARDTGLSISSLMLENERAWRTEDEIRSGLLDIWRVMQACVSRGMSREGILPGGLKVRRRAANTARQLRAEGDPQAHAMEWITLYAMAVNEENAAGGRVVTAPTNGAAGIIPAVLHYYMNFAAGGATEAEKEDSVVRFLLAAGAIGMLFKENASISGAEVGCQGEVGSACSMAAGALAEVLGGSAEQVENAAEIGMEHNLGLTCDPVGGLVQIPCIERNGMAAVKAVTAAKMALRGDGTHKVSLDKVIKTMKETGADMSVKYKETARGGLAVNIIEC from the coding sequence GTGGCCATCTCGGTCTTCGACCTGTTCTCGATCGGCATCGGCCCGTCCAGCTCCCATACGGTCGGCCCGATGCGCGCGGCCCGTATGTTCGCGCGCCGGCTGAAGAACGAGGGCCTGCTCGCCCACACCGCCTCGATACGCGCCGAGCTGTTCGGCTCGCTCGGTGCCACCGGACACGGCCACGGCACGCCCAAGGCCGTCCTGCTCGGCCTGGAGGGCGAGTCCCCCCGTACCGTCGACGTCGAGTCCGCCGACGACCGGGTGGCCGAGATCCGTGCCTCCGGGCGGCTCAACCTCCTCGGCATGCACGAGATCGACTTCGACGCCGACGAGCAGCTGGTCCTGCACCGCCGCAAGGCACTGCCGTACCACGCCAACGGCATGACGATCTTCGCGTACGACCACGAGGGCGCTCCGCTGCTGGAGAAGACGTACTACTCCGTCGGCGGCGGCTTCGTCGTGGACGAGGACGCGGTGGGCGAGGACCGGATCGTTCTCGACGACACCGTCCTCAAGCACCCCTTCCGCACCGGCGACGAACTGCTACGGCTCGCGAGGGACACCGGACTGTCGATCTCCTCGCTGATGCTGGAGAACGAGCGCGCGTGGCGCACCGAGGACGAGATCCGCTCCGGCCTGCTCGACATCTGGCGCGTCATGCAGGCGTGCGTGTCGCGCGGCATGTCCCGCGAGGGGATCCTGCCCGGCGGCCTCAAGGTCCGCCGCCGCGCCGCGAACACCGCACGCCAGCTGCGCGCCGAGGGCGACCCGCAGGCCCACGCGATGGAGTGGATCACCCTCTACGCGATGGCGGTCAACGAGGAGAACGCCGCGGGCGGCCGCGTCGTCACCGCCCCGACCAACGGTGCCGCGGGCATCATCCCGGCCGTGCTGCACTACTACATGAACTTCGCGGCAGGCGGCGCCACCGAGGCCGAGAAGGAGGACAGCGTCGTCCGCTTCCTCCTCGCGGCGGGCGCCATCGGCATGCTGTTCAAGGAGAACGCCTCGATCTCCGGCGCCGAGGTCGGCTGCCAGGGCGAGGTCGGCTCCGCCTGCTCCATGGCTGCGGGCGCCCTCGCCGAGGTCCTCGGCGGCTCCGCCGAGCAGGTCGAGAACGCCGCGGAGATCGGCATGGAACACAACCTCGGCCTCACCTGCGACCCGGTCGGCGGCCTCGTCCAGATCCCGTGCATCGAGCGCAACGGCATGGCGGCGGTCAAGGCCGTCACTGCGGCGAAGATGGCGCTGCGCGGCGACGGCACCCACAAGGTCTCCCTCGACAAGGTCATCAAGACCATGAAGGAGACCGGGGCGGACATGAGCGTGAAGTACAAGGAGACCGCGCGCGGCGGGCTCGCCGTGAACATCATCGAGTGCTGA